TGCACAATTGTGCTCCAATTTCAGCTTCTTCGTATGCGTATAAGGATGGATCCGAGAAATATCCTACATTCTCAATTGCTTCCCGTTTGTATAAACCACCCATACCGAGATGACTGATTAGAGTTAATTTTTTCACTTGATGGTCTTTGCTACGCAGTTGAAATACTAGATTTTCTTGTGATTTTTCTAGAATGTTGCCTCCCACGCCAGCAACCTCTGGATAATTAAGATAAGGCAATGCTTTTTTTAGAAAATTCTTGTCTAACCTCATATCTCCATCCAGCATGTAAATAAAATCACCCTTACTAAAAAGATAGCCTGTTTGCGGTCCAACACCACATCTCCTATCAGCCATGTTTTTCAATTGAATAATCCTGATGGGATATTTTTTGGCAATTTCAATAGTCCTGTCCATAGATTTTGAATCTACGAGAATTACTTCACCTGTAAGTCCATTTAATGCTGCCAGTGCAGATTCGATGCATTCTGCTATGTGTTCCTCTTCATTAAGCGTTTTAATTATTATTGAAATCTTTCCCAAGGGCACAGACATTTTGGGATTTAATGTGTATGGATTAAACAATCTAATAAACGGGCTCCGGGATATAACCTGGTCCCATCCATGATTTAAGCTGGCTATTTTGTTGTTACTGGAAATCTTTGCCATAAGGGTTTTATTAGCAAGCAAATAATGTATTTTCTTCGCCAAGTCCTTAGCGTCTTCACAATTATATGACAAAATGTTTATATGCTCTTTCAGAAATGTCCATTCCTTAATTTCACCACTACTCGCAATAATTGGTTTTCCGGCCGCTAAATATTCGGCCGTTTTCCTGATTGAAAGATATTTTACCACATCAGTCTTTTTGTATGCCAGGACACTAATTGCCATCGATTTAACAATATTAATTGCATCATAATGTGGAATTCTGCCAGTAAATAAGACAGATGGAAATTTTTCGCGCAATTCCATGTATTCTTTAGTGTCATATCCTTCTCCTATCACAACAAAGGTAGCATTTCTAACATATTTGGATGCATTCAAAAATGTGGGTACATCCGCCCATTCCATCCAGTTTCCCAGAAAACCAATCAGTGGTTTATCAATAGGGATTTTGTACTTTTTTAGAATTTTCAAGAGCTGAGCCTTGGATTTTCGCTTCTGAAATGGCTCGTTGTCTACCCCATTTGGCAACATTATTGTCTTTTTGTGGAGGCCAACGGGAAATGACTCAATAATGGAATCATTAATTACCAATATCCTATCAGCCAGCCAGTGCGCCAATTTTTCAAATGGTTGGGAGATTATGCCTTTTACAATTTTTCCAGCATATTTCAATTCTTTGTATCTAAAGCAGTGCATGTCATAAAGTAATTTGGTTCCTGTGATTTTTGCAAATGGATAGAGCATGATTACAAAATAATATTGCCTGATTATTATGAAGCGCACTTTTTTTATGAATATTAAGTGAAGTAGGATAAAGAATTGGATCAGCTTGAAAACTTGATGGGCGATGAAACCATTGCCAATTTTGGGAACAGAGCAGATATTTTCAGAGATTTCTTTATCTGATTTTTGGCATACGATAAAAATTTTGTGCTCGCCGTTTGATTCCAGGAATTTTTTTAGATTAAGCACCCTGGATGGCGCTGCCTCATCAAAGCTCAACCGTTCCTTTATAATGAAAGCTATGTTCATTTTAATCTCCGTGGCTTAAGCGCGCCTTATGTGGCCCAATAGTGTTGATTTATTCCCTGAAAATGCGGGCCAGGTTCTTGAGGTTTTTTGGAGCATATTTTGCCAATATTATTTTCCTGTTATTCTTGCCAATCCTGCCCCAATCTTTTTTCTTCCTGATCAATTGCTCAATTGCCTTTGCTAATTCTGATGCATTCTTTTCCTTGACCAATGTTTCCTCAACAAGCTCTGGAATGCCCGTATGATAAGTTGATATTACCGGAAGCCCATATGCCATGGCTTCCATCAGGGATACGGGTATGCCCTCCCGGTCTCCCTTGTCTGTTGTGTAGGATGGCAGCACAAAAATGTCTGCTGCATTATAAACGGATTTTAGTGCAGATCCCTTAAGCTCGCCGAAAAATGAGCAGATATCAAAGACCCCGATGTCCTTGGCCAGCTTCTCAACATCCAGCTCTGCATAGCCAGGCACCATGCCTCCTACAATCCATAGCTCAATGTCTTGCCTATTCAATTTCTTGACTGCTTCAAAAAGGAAGCGATGCCCTTTTTTCTCATGCCATTGCGCCACAATTAGTATCCTGGTTTTTTCAGTCCTCCTGAATTTCTCAGTGTCAACAAACAGCCTGTTGACAGTGATTTTTCCCGAGTCCACATTATGCTCCTTGATAAGGTAATTTTTATTGTAATCGGAAATTGTGATGATGTTATCGCAGTAAGCCAGCGATTTCCTGAACATGCTTTCCTGTGCCTGGTATAATTCATGTGCGTGGATAGTTACGGAGAGCTTTTTTCCGGTCAGCTTTTTGCAGTAGTACCCGATAAATAGCTTGGCATCGCCAAAATGGCAGTGGATCCTGTCAATGTTCCGCATTTTGAGGGAATAGCTGCCTGCAATGAGAAAATGCATGAGCGTTCCTGAAAACAAGGACTCAAAAAACAGATTGAGATAGGTTCCTGGCTGCTTGGCAAATACAAGGGGCTGTGTCAACAGGATCATTAAGGGATTCAGCCTGAAGACTTCCCAGTCCTTCTTCGGCATGGCCAGGCCTTTCCGGTATTTGGTTGGGAAAATGGCAAATTTTATCTTATTTTTCTCCAATTCAAGGAGCTCTGAGTAAATAAAAGGTGCTATCCCATTTTTCATCGAAAAAATGTAGGCTATTTTCATTTCTTCAGGACCTCCTTAAGCGGCTTGACTTTCTTGGCAGGTATGCCATATGCCAAGCAGTTGGCAGGAATATCCTTTGTGACCAGCGACATTGCGCCGATGATTACATTGTCACCGATAGTTACTCCTGGCATGACCACGGAATTTACACCCAGGAAAACATTGTTTCCTATCCTTACCTTGCCATATTCACGCTCCCCCCATAATTTCATTTTGCCGCCTTGCTTGGCGTCAGAATGGCACAGGATTGTGACGCCCCTGGTGATCATGCAGTTATTGCCTATGGCAATCATGCCAGGCTTGGATCGGTCAATATAGGCTTTTGGGGAGATAAACACTTTCTTGCCGATAGCAACTCCGCTGTACTTGTAGAATCTTACCCTGCAGAAGCTGCCAATGCTGTTCCATAGTGCTTTAAGTGCATAGATGGGTGATAGGATTATGCGCGTAATCATTTGCCTGACCTCCTTTTTGCCATTTCCTTAATTGTTTTAATATAAAATTTTGTCGTATCTACCTTGTCCTGGACCAATTTGTCCCTTTTTTTCTTCCAGGACTCCCTAAGCCCCTGGTTTTTCATGATGGACTCTGCCCGCTTAAGAATTTTGCCCTGTTCTGTTATTTGCTCAAGCAGGCCATATTTCCCAATCAATTCATTGGTATAGCCCATCTTAAGGGGATTGACATAAATGGTAGGGGTGCCCAGGATTGCCGCTTCAGCAGCTGTTGTTCCGCCTTCGCTTATGACAAGCCTGGCAGAGTGCAGCACAGAATGTATTTGGCCTTTTGCACGGCCAAGCTGGTATTTTCTGATTGCCTCGGGCAATTCAGATTCAGAGGAAATGAATACCCTGAATTTTGAGGCTAATTTGCTGACAAAGGCAATCTTGTCTGATATGCCATTCTTGCCAATATCATGGCTGGCATCCCAGGAGACAAATCTTAATAGGATGAATGGCTCATTTGGCTTCACCCTCAGCAGCCTGTGAATTTTTGGATTTGGCTTGAAATAACCTGGATGCAGGTATGCCAATTCTTTGAACCCGTCATATCTTATCTGCTTCTTTCCCAAATCCAGGGTGTATGATTTTGGCGTCACGACTTTAGTGGCAAATGGAAAAGTGAGCCAGTTCTGGATTGTTGAATGCTCAGTGTCATCAAATATAATTGACGGCTTGCCGAGCAATTGCGAGGCCTGGGCAATATAAAGGTCCCCGCTGCTGCCAACAAGGACATCCGGCTGGAATTTCTTTGCCTCCCTGACAATGATTTGGCTTATCCTGGCCATGCCATAAAGCTTCATCATGCCTTTGTAGCCTGGCCTGGCCACGAATTTTATCTTGTTTTGCCTAAGCAGTTCATGCGTGCATTCCTTATCCCTTGCAATGACCCGGAATTTATGGCCTTGCCTGCTCATTTCCTTGATGACATTCTTGAACTGGTGCACATCAGCAGGGTGGTTAATATCTATCAGGATTCGCATAGTGCCACCCCCCTTGATTTTCCTACTAATTTTTTCCACAGCCATTTACTTATTGCAACCACTTTTGATATCCAATAAACTAAAGTTGGTTTCAGGTCGCTCCAACTTTCGATAGCAAATACTTTTCTGTTTAGATAAGGTTGGATATATTGCCAGAATGAATACTGCTCCGTTTTGCGGCCCTTGGAAAAAATAGTGAATAAGTCCTTGTGTAAGTGAATCCAATAGAAATTATCAGGATATTCAGGCATTTGTATTTCTTTATTTTCTACAAAGTCCTGATACATTGCAAAGGCGATGTTAAATCCAAACTTACATTCTAACTTAACAAAAAGGGTGTTTCTGCAATTAATTTCTATGAGTTTATATTTATCATCCCGTGAATCATATTTAAATTCAGTTTGTGCCACCCCTACAAAGCCAGGCATTTGCTTTAGGATTTTTTGGGTTAATTTCTTTGTTATTGTATTGTGGATGGTTTTCATCACTCTGCCCACACCGTATAATGGAGGACTCTGGCGCAGTTTCTGCATCTGAAATGTACCAGTTAGTTTACCAGTCCTATCAACGTAAAATTTGCAAAGCTGAAGATGTGTGTCATCACCTGGAACCTTTTCTGTTATCATTGCCTTAATTCCATGTTTGCGACAACTTATCCATTTTTCGAGCAACTCATCAAAACTGTTGACCTCAAATAGTTTCGTTTTAAAAATCGCCGCAAAATGGTGTCTTTCATAGGGTTTGACAAGGGATGGAAAAGTTATTTTGCTTCGGACTTTTTTAATTTCATATACTGAATTACAGTAAAAGGTTTTAGGAACTGGAATCCCTGCCTTTGTGGCTATGGAATAGGTCAGTTTTTTATTCAAGAGTTTTTGGATATATTTGTAATCCGCAACAGGCAGAATATAAAATTTTGTCAATTGTTTCTTATAATAGGATAAGGCATCAACTGACTCATCATTACAGGGGATTATCAACAATTTGTTCCATTTTTTCTTGTTTTTCATGAGAATATTTCTTATTTGTTTTTTGTCAAGAAAATTTTCAATCCTGTGACTTTCCATGACATATTTAGAATGTATGGCAAATTCATCATCCGATTGATAAATAACAATTGATTTTATCCCTTTTTTTCCAAGCTCGCGAACTACCTGCAACCCGATATCTCCCCCGTAAAGAATTATTACTCTTTTCTGATTATTATTATAGGTTAGTTGCATGGATGACACCGTGTATTATTACTAAAAAACCAGCAGCCCAATCACGCAAAACATTGCTGTGAACGCATACAGCCACAGTGTGGCCTGCTTCTCCGTGAGTTTGAACCAGCTGACAATCAGGAATTTGAGTGACTTGAATTTCATGCTTGGCGGGGCAACGATGTGGTTGTCCTTGTCAACCCCCCCGAATTTCACATCCGGAATCCTTCTCAGCAGGATTGTGTATGAGTCCATCAGGAAATTGATGATGTGGGGAATCAGGATAAACGCCCCAAACCAAGTCATGTTCTGTGTTACCATCAATGCCCCAATCGCGCTGCCAACAAGGAAATCCCCGACATTGCCAGGCAGTGCCCTGGCAGGATAAAATGTTGAAGGATAAAACGCCAGAACTGCTCCAAGGACAGGCAAGAACACGAGCAGTGATTCTATGCCATTGACCATGTAGCTCCGTATGGCAATGGTGATAAGCAAAATCAGTTCCAATCCAGTGCTCAAGCCATTATATCCTGCATGCAGATTTATTGAGTTCGCGACAAACATTATGAATATTGGCACGAAAAGCAGCGAATAAGCCGCGCCCAGCCCAATTGAAAAATCAAAGAGATGGATTGTTGTGTCCGGTATCAGTGACGCAATGGGCAATGTAAGTATCATTGTGACAATGATTTTGTCATAGCGTGTCCTGAAATTGAACAGGTCATCAAGGATGCCGTACAGCCCATACACAACTATCACAAAGTAGAATATGAAAAGGTCCCCCATTTCCAGCCTGTCAAGCAAAATAACAGACAGGCTGAGCGAGATGAGTATGCCAATAAGCATGGTAATGCCGCCCATCACAGGGATTTTTTCCTTCCCTTTCTTGTAGTAGTCCTTTACCATGTAGCCATATTTTTTCAGCTTGGCCATGACATAAGGAAGGGCCCAATAAGTACAAAAGAAGCTGTAAATCAGGATGACTGCATACTTGTATATGATTTGAAGTGTTTCAGTGCCCATGATTCCCCCGAAATGCCAATCATTCATATATACTTGTTACTACTAAAAGGTGGTTTTAGTCATATATAAAGCTTTGCTTTTTATATATGGGTTATATATGAGAAAATGCACATAAAAAGTTACCTATAAATTGGATTCATTTGGCCTTTTTTGGCTTAGCTTCATTTAAAACTTCGGCTTCTTCTGAGCCAGAGAGCAATTCCTTAAGTTTATGGTAGTTCAGGTTCTTTCGGTAGACAATAAGGTTAATGGCAATCAGTGCACCTGTGACAATCAGCTCCCATTTCCAGACGTTGTAAGGATTGATGCCGCCTGTTGCAATTTTCGTTGCCTCATTATAGCCAAGGGACAATCCAATTGCAAGGGCGACCATTACGCTGAAGGTAATGCTAAGTGCTATTCTTTCCAGCCATTTCGCATTCCTGAAAAAAAGTGTTGTGACAAAAAATCCAGGCAGGAAAAGGGCAAAAAGGAATCCTGCAATTGCAATCGCATCAATCATGCCTTATCACCCAAAAGTGTATTTCAGTCTGGTTGCCCTGCTCGTTTGTTGTGGTGAATGTGGCCTTTCCGTAGTCAAAATCACCTTCTGGCCGGAATGTTGAATGGTAGGACTGCGCCTCCCCTCCGCCCAGGTACAGGGAGTCTTTTGTCATTTGCACTTCACCAACTTTCTTTAGGCTGCATGGGTCTTTGTCTATGTTGAACTGGATTCTTCTCTGCCTTTCCTTGTTAAAAAGGTTTATGCCCGTCAGCTCAACATAGGTGTTGTAGGAGGAGATTCCGAAGTATCCCTTAGACACATTGGGTTCAGAGAATGCAAACAAAGGGATTCTGTTGATATATATTGTTGTTTCATTCATCTCCTTGACGAAGTCAAAATTATTCCTGTCATTCCAGGTTAAATTCAGCGATGCAGTGTCTTTGGTCAGTGTGCCGTAAAGGTTTCTGAACAGGTAAGCCTCCTTGGCCTGTTTGCTTATTATCACTGAAAGCAGAAGCCTGTCATCCTGGAAAAATGAGGTGTCAAGCAGCCCAAGGCCCTCAAGAAGGTAAAACGAATAGCTGAAACTGTAATTTTCAAAATTGGACACCTGGGCAGTCGGGCCCGCAAACACGAATTTTTCAGAGGGAATATTCTCATTTATCAATGAAGCGTCTATGTCAATTTCGTAATCCAGCAAATCGGCAATTGTAAGGCCGGGCTGCTGGTAGGGCAATGTGCCCACAATTCCTGTTTCATTGCCGCCCCCGGCATATTCGCGGCTCGTGGCAGCTTCATCCTGGAAAAACTCGCCTACGGCAAGGAATGGCGCCATTGTGAGCTCTGCAGAAATTTCCACAGGAGTTGTCACAGCGCGGATAGGCCTTGCCTGGACAAGCTGCCGGCCAGTGGACTGGCGGTACACAATCCTGCATGCCTGGTCAATGCTTATCCTTTTGCATCCGGGCTGGTCATTGAAGACAACAATGTCCGAGAATATGACAAAAGAGTTGCTGACTTTCATTTCAAAATCCCCGACGCTGAGTTTCCAATTGATGCGGTGGAACGGCCTTTTGTTCATGTAGAAAACAAGCTTGCCGCCCCATGATTCAATCATAAGCTCATTTGGCGCTGATTCTTCCAGCTCATTTGAGACTTTGTATGCCACAGATTCAGTTTCATTATTTGTGATCACGTATATGTCGGTGCCCCTGATTAATATGCTCAGGTTATTCTTTAGGCTGAGTAGGAAGGTTTTTTGGCGGCTAAAGGTCTGCCAGCTCAGCCTTAAGGTAAAATTTTCCCAGTCCAGCTCCTTGGCAGTCCCGTTGCTGGATAAATAGTAGCTCTGGTACACTTGCTCCTCAAGCGGAGTGAGCATGCCTAAAATGTTCTCCTCGCTTGCATTGCCAAAATGATTATTGAATTTGTAGAC
This genomic stretch from Candidatus Woesearchaeota archaeon harbors:
- a CDS encoding glycosyltransferase codes for the protein MNIAFIIKERLSFDEAAPSRVLNLKKFLESNGEHKIFIVCQKSDKEISENICSVPKIGNGFIAHQVFKLIQFFILLHLIFIKKVRFIIIRQYYFVIMLYPFAKITGTKLLYDMHCFRYKELKYAGKIVKGIISQPFEKLAHWLADRILVINDSIIESFPVGLHKKTIMLPNGVDNEPFQKRKSKAQLLKILKKYKIPIDKPLIGFLGNWMEWADVPTFLNASKYVRNATFVVIGEGYDTKEYMELREKFPSVLFTGRIPHYDAINIVKSMAISVLAYKKTDVVKYLSIRKTAEYLAAGKPIIASSGEIKEWTFLKEHINILSYNCEDAKDLAKKIHYLLANKTLMAKISSNNKIASLNHGWDQVISRSPFIRLFNPYTLNPKMSVPLGKISIIIKTLNEEEHIAECIESALAALNGLTGEVILVDSKSMDRTIEIAKKYPIRIIQLKNMADRRCGVGPQTGYLFSKGDFIYMLDGDMRLDKNFLKKALPYLNYPEVAGVGGNILEKSQENLVFQLRSKDHQVKKLTLISHLGMGGLYKREAIENVGYFSDPSLYAYEEAEIGAQLCNKGYTMLRIPETMVYHHGDQTSPYETLMSKWKSNYLYGSGQYLHRSIIHSHLLKSLYELRIYIFTMIWQLAGIISVVVYHWFRIFMVVYLWTTLIFIFILLVHKRSITKLLFSIVSWNLQTLGMIIGLSLGVVSPLNYKPNVAILK
- a CDS encoding acyltransferase produces the protein MITRIILSPIYALKALWNSIGSFCRVRFYKYSGVAIGKKVFISPKAYIDRSKPGMIAIGNNCMITRGVTILCHSDAKQGGKMKLWGEREYGKVRIGNNVFLGVNSVVMPGVTIGDNVIIGAMSLVTKDIPANCLAYGIPAKKVKPLKEVLKK
- a CDS encoding DUF354 domain-containing protein, with the translated sequence MRILIDINHPADVHQFKNVIKEMSRQGHKFRVIARDKECTHELLRQNKIKFVARPGYKGMMKLYGMARISQIIVREAKKFQPDVLVGSSGDLYIAQASQLLGKPSIIFDDTEHSTIQNWLTFPFATKVVTPKSYTLDLGKKQIRYDGFKELAYLHPGYFKPNPKIHRLLRVKPNEPFILLRFVSWDASHDIGKNGISDKIAFVSKLASKFRVFISSESELPEAIRKYQLGRAKGQIHSVLHSARLVISEGGTTAAEAAILGTPTIYVNPLKMGYTNELIGKYGLLEQITEQGKILKRAESIMKNQGLRESWKKKRDKLVQDKVDTTKFYIKTIKEMAKRRSGK
- a CDS encoding glycosyltransferase family 4 protein, which encodes MKIAYIFSMKNGIAPFIYSELLELEKNKIKFAIFPTKYRKGLAMPKKDWEVFRLNPLMILLTQPLVFAKQPGTYLNLFFESLFSGTLMHFLIAGSYSLKMRNIDRIHCHFGDAKLFIGYYCKKLTGKKLSVTIHAHELYQAQESMFRKSLAYCDNIITISDYNKNYLIKEHNVDSGKITVNRLFVDTEKFRRTEKTRILIVAQWHEKKGHRFLFEAVKKLNRQDIELWIVGGMVPGYAELDVEKLAKDIGVFDICSFFGELKGSALKSVYNAADIFVLPSYTTDKGDREGIPVSLMEAMAYGLPVISTYHTGIPELVEETLVKEKNASELAKAIEQLIRKKKDWGRIGKNNRKIILAKYAPKNLKNLARIFRE